Genomic segment of Aquarana catesbeiana isolate 2022-GZ linkage group LG09, ASM4218655v1, whole genome shotgun sequence:
CGTTCTGAGCCCAGAATATGATGGTGATGACAGTCCGGGGCTACCGCCTTGTTCCCAGCAACTGGACCTCTCCGACTCTGAGGAGGAGGAGCCTAAGAAACACCTGGGATGTAAGGAGGAGGCGGCCAGGAGcccggtgtgggggaggggggcaggtgtgtgtgtgtgtgtgtccgggtCACAGGTGCAGCctgctgtgtgtatggggggaggggaggagccaTTCCTCATAGGAGGTGCTGGATGATGGTCACATGACACCTTCATCAGTGTAACCCCCATATACTCctaccacccctcccccatatactcctaccacccctcccccatatactcctaccacccctcccccatacactcctaccacccctcccccatatactcctaccacccctcccccatatactcctaccacccctcccccatatactcctaccacccctcccccatatacccctaccacccctcccccatatacccctaccacccctcccccatatacccctaccacccctcccccatatactcctaccacccctcccccatatactcctaccacccctcccccatatactcctaccacccctcccccatatactcctaccacccctcccccatatacccctaccacccctcccccatatactcctaccacccctcccccatatactcctaccacccctcccccatatactcctaccacccctcccccatatactcctaccacccctcccccatatacccctaccacccctcccccatatactcctaccacccctcccccatatactcCTACCACTCCTCCCCCATAGGGTCACCACAACTATATCCtcatataatatacatacacagtatgtgacaaaagtaagtacacccctcagtcacatttcttctatcttttcatgtgacaacactgaagaaatgacacttgtctacaatgtaaagtagtgagtgtacagcttgtataacagtgtaaatttactgtcccctcaaaataactcaacacacagccattaatgtctaaaccgctggcaacaaaagtcagtacacccctaagtgaaaatctccaaattgggcccaaagtgtcaatattttgtgtggccaccattattttccagcactgccttaaccctcttggacatggaggtcaccagagcttcacaggttgtcactggagtcctcttcccctcctccatgatgacatcacagagctggtggatgttagagaccttgcgctcctccaccttccgtttgaggatgtcccacagatgatcaatagggtttaggtctggagacatgcttggccagtccatcacctttaccctcagcttctttagcaaggcagtggtggtcttggaggtgtgtttggggtggttatcatgttggaatactgccctgcggtccagtctctgaagggaggggatcatgctcttcttcagtatatcacagtatatgttggcattcatggttccctcaatgatctgtagccccccagtgccggcagcactcatgcagccccagaccatgacactcccaccaccatgcttgactgtagactgAAGGGTCACATTGCTGTGGTAGAGAACCGGATCCCGTTATTTTCCATCATTATCACACAACACCCGGTTCTGATCCTCATACATTTCCTGCTTGTTTACTGACATCTTTTCTTTCTCCTCAGATCATTCCTCCAATCACACGCATTTCAGATTTCCTGAAGAGAAAGCAAGGTAACCCGTCTGTCTTCATGTCTGACATTTAAAGGCGCACTCCGCTCAGAGCTGAGAATGGAACCTGGAGGCTCAGCTCACATATGAGACACAGTTTCCTATTTGCATAATGTGAATCAGCCGGCTTTAAATGGAgtcagttcacacatgtccgggggggGGTTCTGTTGTCTGTttctaaaaagggtcctgtgcgatttttGGGTCCAGTTTTTGTGTAAATTCAcagaaaaatttgcacctgaactggggAACAAAACCGCACCGGGGTCCAATCTGCAGCCAGACATGTATGTACCCGGCCTAAGATGTGTGCTGGTAGCCTGGCCGTCTTCTGAGTAGTTCAGTTTTCATCCAGGGGATTTCTGTTTTACTTTTCCTTCCCTGTCTGTCTCTGTGATCTGGTGATCCTGGACCACGCCTGCGGGTAATGTATTTCACCGCTCCATTCCATCTGTGATCTGGTGATCCTGGACCACGCCTGCGGGTAATGTATTTCACTGCTCCTCCCCCGCTCCATTCCATCTGATCTGGTGATCCTGGACCGCGCCTGCGGGTAATGTATTTCACCGCTCCTCCCCCGCTCCATTCCATCTGTGATCTGGTGATCCTGGACCACGCCCGCGGGTAATGTATTTCACCGCTCCTCCCCCGCTCCATTCCATCTGTTATCTGGTGATCCTGGACCACGCCCGCGGGTAATGTATTTCACCGCTCCTCCCCCGCTCCATTCCATCTGTTATCTGGTGATCCTGGACCACGCCCGCGGGTAATGTATTTCACCGCTCCTCCCCCGCTCCATTCCATCTGTTATCTGGTGATCCTGGACCACGCCCGCGGGTAATGTATTTCACCACTCCTCCCCACTCCATTCCATCTGTGATCTGGTGATCCTGGACCACGCCCGCGGGTAATGTATTTCACCGCTCCATTCCATCTGTGATCTGGTGATCCTGGACCGCGCCTGCGGGAAATGTATTTCACCGCTCCATTCCATCTGTGATCTGGTGATCCTGGACCACGCCCGCGGGTAATGTATTTCACTGCTCCTCCCCCGCTCCATTCCATCTGTGATCTGGTGATCCTGGACCACGCCCGCGGGTAATGTatttcaccgctccttccccgctccattCCATCTGTGATCTGGTGATCCTGGACCACGCCCGCGGGTAATGTATTTCACCGCTCCTCCCCCGCTCCATTCCATCTGTTATCTGGTGATCCTGGACCACGCCCGCGGGTAATGTATTTCACCACTCCTCCCCACTCCATTCCATCTGTGATCTGGTGATCCTGGACCACGCCCGCGGGTAATGTatttcaccgctccttccccgctccattCCATCTGTGATCTGGTGATCCTGGACCACGCCCGCGGGTAATGTATTTCACTGCTCCTCCCCCGCTCCATTCCATCTGTGATCTGGTGATCCTGGACCACGCCCGCGGGTAATGtatttcaccgctcctccaccgctccattCCATCTGTTATCTGGTGATCCTGGACTGCGCCTGTGGGTAATGTatttcaccgctccttccccgctccattCCATCTGTGATCTGGTGATCCTGGACCGCGCCTGCGGGAAATGTatttcaccgctccttccccgctccattCCATCTGTGATCTGGTGATCCTGGACTGCGCCTGTGGGTAATGTATTTCACCGCTCCTCCCCCGCTCCATTCCATCTGTGATCTGGTGAGCCTGAACCACGCCCGCGGGTAATGTATTTCACCGCTCCTCCCCCGCTCCATTCCATCTGTGATCTGGTGATCCTGGACCGCGCCTGCGGGAAATGTatttcaccgctccttccccgctccattCCATCTGTGATCTGGTGATCCTGGACCACGCCCGCGGGTAATGTATTTCACCGCTCCTCCCCCGCTCCATTCCATCTGTGATCTGGTGATCCTGGACTGCGCCTGTGGGTAATGTATTTCACCGCTCCTCCCCCGCTCCATTCCATCTGTGATCTGGTGAGCCTGAACCACGCCCGCGGGTAATGTATTTCACCGCTCCATTCCATCTGTGATCTGGTGATCCTGGACCGCGCCTGCGGGAAATGTatttcaccgctccttccccgctccattCCATCTGTGATCTGGTGATCCTGGACCACGCCCGCGGGTAATGTATTTCACTGCTCCTCCCCCGCTCCATTCCATCTGTGATCTGGTGATCCTGGACCACGCCTGCGGGTAATGTATTTCACCGCTCCTCCCCCGCTCCATTCCATCTGTGATCTGGTGATCCTGGACTGCGCCTGTGGGTAATGTATTTCACCGCTCCTCCCCCGCTCCATTCCATCTGTTATCTGGTGATCCTGGACCACGCCCGCGGGTAATGTATTTCACCGCTCCTCCCCCGCTCCATTCCATCTGTGATCTGGTGATCCTGGACTGCGCCTGTTGGATGTATTTCATCAGTCCTCCCCGCTCTTTTCTGTGTAAATTGTTGTTGACTCCCCATCTGCAACACAGACAGGGATTGATGGGAACTCTCCAGCAGCTACATCTATAATTTCTTTGTCCCAGTTACAGATTTGTGCTCCACTTCCTGTCTAATGAAGCCACTGTCAGCGATTCAGGAAGTGAGGGGAGGCCTATGACCCAgagccaccaacccccccccccccccgtaacctTCTGTCTTCTAGTTTTGCTCCTCTCTGTGCTCAGTTATTTCATTGTGGTTGAACGCTGAGTGGAGGCAGATCAGATTTTTGTACTGGATCTGCCCCCTGCGGGGAGGACTTCTGGCCCCCTGCGGGGAGGACTTCTGGCCCCCTGCGGGGAGGACTTCTGGCCCCCTGCGGGGAGGACTTCTGGCCCCCTGCGGGGCGGACTTCTGGCCCCCTGCGGGGAGGACTTCTGGCCCCCTGCGGGGAGGACTTCTGGCCCCCTGCGGGGAGGACTTCTGGCCCCCTGCGGGGAGGACTTCTGGCCCCCTGCGGGGAGGACTTCTGGCCCCCTGCGGGGAGGACTTCTGGCCCCCTGCGGGGCGGACTTCTGGCCCCCTGCGGGGAGGACTTCTGGCCCCCTGCGGGGAGGACTTCTGGCCCCCTGCGGGGCGGACTTCTGGCCCCCTGCGGGGAGGACTTCTGGCCCCCTGCGGGGCGGACTTCTGGCCCCCTGCGGGGAGGACTTCTGGCCCCCTGCGGGGAGGACTTCTGGCCCCCTGCGGGGAGGACTTCTGGCCCCCTGCGGGGAGGACTTCTGGCCCCCTGCGGGGCGGACTTCTGGCCCCCTGCGGGGCGGACTTCTGGCCCCCTGCGGGGAGGACTTCTGGCCCCCTGCGGGGCGGACTTCTGGCCCCCTGCGGGGCGGACTTCTGGCCCCCTGCGGGGCGGACTTCTGGCCCCCTGCGGGGAGGACTTCTGGCCCCCTGCGGGGCGGACTTCTGGCCCCCTGCGGGGCGGACTTCTGGCCCCCTGCGGGGCGGACTTCTGGCCCCCTGCGGGGCGGACTTCTGGCCCCTCACCCCTTCCCTGGAGGAATGTGCCTGTAGATATACTCCTCTTATGCAGCTGATCCAGTAGTGGGTTCTGTTCTTACCAGTTACTGTTTGCTTTCCTACGGATGATGGGGATTGTTGTTACTAacactggagcagctctgcatggcagccaatcagtttCTAGTTTCAGCttcttcaatgaagctttgacaataaaatctagaagctgattggctgccatgtacagctgctccagattctgagaGCTCCAGTGTTAGACCCcccatggggggagatttactatgtAAAGATTTGtgtgggcttcttggcttcttatCTTTCTGCACGGATTGTAAACTGGAAGTTTCCTTCTTTATTACAATATTTGTGGAAGAGAAAAGACCAGAGAAAACATTTCCCATGTGATTTTATGTTGCAGTCTTTGTATGATTTTTATTAAAGGAGACCTCCGCTGAGGAATGACAGGTCAGACCCTCCTGTGTATATCTGTAGACTCACATACATTGTGTTCTTGTGTTTTCCAGATCCTCTGTCAATGTCTCCGATTCCAGCGATGAAGACTTCGAAAACTGTGAGTGATCATTCCGTGTATTTTATGATTGGTGGACAGAGAGACTATAGAGGATCAGATgaagatttactacaactggagcagctgtgcatggcggccaatcagcttcttcagttaagttttgacaataaaacctggaagctgattggtttatatgcagagcccccccccccagtgttttgTAATTGGGACTTTGTTGTATATTTCCTGAGTATGTTCCATACACTGAGGATAGAAGAGAAGTCCAGGCACCCACATACAGTGTATACAGAgcctcagctatatacagtgtatacagagCCCCGGATATGTACAGAGCCTCAGctaaatacagtgtatacagaGCCCTGGATATGTACAGAgcctcagctatatacagtgtatacagagCCCCGGATATGTACAGAgcctcagctatatacagtgtatacagagCCCTGGATATGTACAGAgcctcagctatatacagtgtatacagagCCCCGGATATATACAGAgcctcagctatatacagtgtatacagagCCCCGGATATATACAGAgcctcagctatatacagtgtatacagagCCCCGGATATGTACAGAgcctcagctatatacagtgtatacagagCCCCGGATATATACAGAgcctcagctatatacagtgtatacagagCCCTGGATATGCACAGAGCCCCGGCTATATGCGGTGTGCACAGAGCCCCGGCTATATGCGGTGTGTGCACAGAGCCCCGGCTATATGCGGTGTGCACAGAGCCCCGGCTATATACGGTGTGTGTACAGAGCCCCGGCTATATACGGTGTGTGTACAGAGCCCCGGCTATATGCGGTGTGCACAGAGCCCCGGCTATATGCGGTGTGTACAGAGCCCCGGCTATATGCGGTGTGCACAGAGCCCCGGCTATATGCGGTGTGCGCAGAGCCCCGGCTATATGCGGTGTGCGCAGAGCCCCGGCTATATGCGGTGTGCGCAGAGCCCCGGCTATATGCGGTGTGCGCAGAGCCCCGGCTATATGCGGTGTGCGCAGAGCCCCGGCTATATGCGGTGTGCGCAGAGCCCCGGCTATATGCGGTGTGCGCAGAGCCCCGGCTATATACGGTGTGTGCGCAGAGCCCCGGCTATATACGGTGTATACAGAGCCCCGGCTATATACGGTGTGCACAGAGCCCCGGCTATATACGGTGTGCACAGAGCCCCGGCTATATACGGTGTGTGTGCACAGAGCCCCGGCTATATACGGTGTGTGTGCAGAGCCCCGGCTATATGCGGTGTGTGCAGAGCCCCGGCTATATACGGTGTGCACAGAGCCCCGGCTATATACGGTGTGCACAGAGCCCCGGCTATATACGGTGTGTGTGCACAGAGCCCCGGCTATATACGGTGTGCACAGAGCCCCGGCTATATACGGTGTGCACAGAGCCCCGGCTATATACGGTGTGTGCACAGAGCCCCGGATATATACGGTGTGTGCACAGAGCCCCGGATATATACGGTGTGTGCACAGAGCCCCGGCTATATACGGTGTGTGTGCACAGAGCCCCGGCTATATACGGTGTGTGTGTACAGAGCCCCGGCTATATACGGTGTGTGTGCACAGAGCCCCGGCTATATACGGTGTGTGTGTACAGAGCCCCGGCTATATGCGGTGTATACAGAGCCCCGGCTATATACGGTGTGTGCACAGAGCCCCGGATATATACGGTGTGTGCACAGAGCCCCGGATATATACGGTGTGTGCACAGAGCCCCGGATATATACGGTGTGTGCACAGAGCCCCGGATATATACGGTGTGTGCACAGAGCCCCGGATATATACGGTGTGTGCACAGAGCCCCGGATATATACGGTGTGTGCACAGAGCCCCGGATATATACGGTGTGTGTACAGAGCCCCGGATATATACGGTGTATACTGCACATTCAGCACCTCACAGGTCAATGAGGGACAGTGTTTGGTCCAAGCTATGTAAAGTCTGTGAAAAGATGGAGTTCTCCTTTAATCCTATTCAGTGATCCGGCTCTCCTAATCACCCGCTTCTCTGATCTTTTCACAGTTTTAATTCAACTGAACACCCCGAAACACGCGCCAACAAAACCTCCGGGCAGCAGGTGAGTGAAATCCATGTACTGGCCATTCACAATAAGGCAAATAGTGAGCGTGCCGATCAGTTTTATCAGCTAGCCCCCAAGGTGACCCTTCTATACTGTATACTCCAAAAATGAGGAGCGCTGTACAAGAACAGAAAGTTCCATCATAAAAAGTCTTGGAATGAGATCCTGGTGCGGAGTCCTGGAATGGAGCGTGGAATTGATAGCAGACTTATGTGGCAGCAGATGATAGAAGACAGTGTGACCTCGGAGGATAACAGCGAGTGTATAAACACGTGGGCCTCCACCACAAGGGGGCACTCACCAGATCACTGAATGTGGTAGGGATAAATCCAAGCTTAGAATCTCCACATCTTCAATCACCAGCTGAATGGGAACCGATAACCAAAACACCACAATAGATGCAAAGAAGCTCAGCAGCAAGGAGCCCAGAGAAatgtatatagtgtagtatttattatttCACAAAGGTCCACACAAGTATTAAAAACATCATAAAATGTCAAAAAGGGCATGAATGGCCACCGTTCCAAGCACATGGGGGCGGTGGTGTGGCGTCAGCAAATAGGCCTCTTCCCGACGCGTTTTGTTCCAAGCACGTTGTCAAGGGAATGCCATGTCCATTCACAGGGGTCAGACATTTCCAGAACTGGACGAAGGTGCTCCAGACATCACAGGGACCGTTTGATGTACATAGATTCTGTAACATTGCAAGAACAGCCCCCCCATGGGTGTGCAGGGACTGGGCCCCCATTGGCCCTCATACATGTCCACTCACAGAGTGTATAGCCATTCACAAATCGGATTCAATGACATTTaccatattttattatattgttttgtttcagtttgaaggacTTTATCGTTGATTCGGAGGATGATGACTTTGATTCCATGTTCTCCAAAGGTGGGAAAGGAACCCAAAGCAGGATTGGTATGTGTAGGTGAATCGGTACAACTCCCAGCTGGTTTTCTCCTTCCATTCCTCACCGCTGTCCTCCTATCCTCTATAGGGAAGAAGACCTCGGTGTCTCTGAGCCCTGTGAAGGCCGCGGTGTCCTCTCAGTGGAAGGATTCTCCGGTCTTTATAAGTGACAGCGATGAGGATTCTATAGTTATAAAGAGCACATGGTCCAACAGACACACAACAAACCCAAAGCCCAGGGATAAAGGTCAAAGGGCGAAGTCTTTGCAGAAAAACACCAAAGAAAACCTCCTGCGCCCTCCAAATCACCAATCCTCGGGGAGACCGGCCAGCACAGAGAGCTCAAAGGTTGCTGAACCCAAATTCCGTACACCTGTAAGCTCTGATGACGAGTTTGAGTCTCTTCTGGACCGCATTAAGAACCGGACAAAGAACCAGACACCGGGTTCAACTGCaagaaaagaaaaccccaaatctgCACTGACAGGTcaacttcctttccttccttttatTCTTTACCAGTATTAACCCCTTGCTGGCTGCTGTACATCTATCAATGTCCTGTCAGCGGGCGGGTATACCATGTTGTGGGTGCAGCCATGGTCTGGGTGTTATTGCTGCCTGATCACTTTCATGACGCTGAGAAGGGCAGAACACCCCTCCTGCCACCTGCTGTGGTCCTTGGACTCTCCCAGCCTTCCCGTGAGCTGGGGACCACAGTGGTTCCTGGACTCTCCCAGCCTTCCCGTGAGCCGGGGACCACTGTGGTTCCTGGACTCTCCCAGCCTTCCCGTGAGCCGGGGACCACTGTGGTTCCTGGACTCTCCCAGCCTTCCTGTGAGCCGGGGACCACTGTGGTTCCTGGACTCTCCCAGCCTTCCCGTGAGCCGAGGACCACGGTGGTTCCTGGACTCTCCCAGCCTTCCCGTGAGCTGAGGACCACGGTGGTTCCTGGACTCTCCCAGCCTTCCCGTGAGCCGAGGACCACGGTGGTTCCTGGACTCTCCCAGCCTTCCCGTGAGCCGAGGACCACGGTGGTTCCTGGACTCTCCCAGCCTTCCCGTGAGCCGAGGACCACGGTGGTTCCTGGACTCTCCCAGCCTTCCCGTGAGCCGAGGACCACGGTGGTTCCTGGACTCTCCCAGCCTTCCCGTGAGCCGAGGACCACGGTGGTTCCTGGACTCTCCCAGCCTTCCCGTGAGCCGAGGACCACGGTGGTTCCTGGACTCTCCCAGCCTTCCCGTGAGCCGAGGACCACGGTGGTTCCTGGACTCTCCCAGCCTTCCCGTGAGCTGAGGTCCACGGTGGTTCCTGGACTCTCTTCGAGCCCTCCCATGAGCTGGGGACTGTGGTAAGCTGTTGGGATCACTTCACACAGTGGAGACGGAAGAACTTCCGTTCCCTAATCTCCTCTGTGATTGATTAGAATGGAATTGAGGATGATTAGGTCATCAGCCAGGAATGCAGCTAGTGAAGCACAATCTGTTAGAATGGGAAGTCCTGCAGGCTCAGATAGGTGGGAATGTCTCCCCACATATTTGGACGTCTAAAATTAAACTCCACAACTAGAGCAGGATTGTCAGTGAATTGTCTGATACAACAACAGATTCAGGATTGTGAAGGATGTATACAACATGTAAATCCCTCTTTACGTTTACTGACTGGTTCTCTTCTTGGATATCAGAGCCGGTGAAGGGCCCCTGCTTGGATCTAACCAACAAAAAGAAGACGGAACCAAAGCTGAGACCTCAATCGTGCTCAGACACCTCTAAAAGTCCCTACTTCCCTCCTGATAAACCTGCGACAGAACCTCGAGATGATGAAGAGAAGTCCTATCCAGGGAAGACGTAGGTGGTGTCTGTGTGTCTCATAGTGCTGGAATACGTCACTGCTGGTGGCCATTCACTAGCTGAGTGACTGCTGGGTGAGGGTGGGCAGAGTGACTGCTGGGAGGGGGTGGGCGGAGTGACTGCTGGGAGGGGGTGGGCGGAGTGACTGCTGGGAGGGGGTGGGCGGAGTGACTGATGGGAGGGGGTGGGCGGAGTGACTGCTGGGAGGGGGTGGGCGGGGTGACTGCTGGGTGGGGGAGCAGGGTGACCTGGATTTGGTCATAGTAGAAGGGGTTGGGAGGCTGTTGCAGAGAGAGATATTTGTATTTTATATCTGCAGtagttgtgtgttttgttttttttttttttttttttttttttttttcatttagaattcTATTTTGAAGATAACAGATGGTAATACTTCTTTTCATTTTCCCTCTCTTGCCATATTTAGGGGTTTTCCATGTAAAGTAGAAGGCTGCTTTCTGAATGatctttctcatccaacatcccaATATGTGAAGGATTTCAAACAGAAAAAACACGGACTTGCTACCAGACTGTACAGTCTCTACAATCACACCATCTTTGATGAGAAGGTACGCTGACTGAGGTCCGGTAATTTCTGTGTTCTCAGAATACTTCCTGTTCTTCGCTTTAATTGGTGACAAGTTACAAATCAAACACACAAACCCAAAGTGATGATGTCTTTATAAATAGCGAGACGACTCCATCACTGGGCTGACCGCCTTTGGGTGTGGAGACATCCCCCGTCCAATGGGCTGACTGCCTTTGGGTGTGGAGACATCCCCCGTCCAATGGGCTGACCGCCTTTGGGTGTGGAGACATCCCCCGTCCAATGGGCTGGCCGCCTTTGGGTGTGGAGACATCCCCCGTCCAATGGGCTGGCCGCCTTTGGGTGTGGAGACATCCCCCGTCCAATGGGCTGGCCGCCTTTGGGTGTGGAGACATCCCCCGTCCAATGGGCTGACCGCCTTTGGGTGTGGAGACATCCCCCGTCCAATGGGCTGACCGCCTTTGGGTGTGGAGACATCCCCCGTCCA
This window contains:
- the LOC141108850 gene encoding germ cell nuclear acidic protein-like (The sequence of the model RefSeq protein was modified relative to this genomic sequence to represent the inferred CDS: added 57 bases not found in genome assembly), which translates into the protein MESRSLLERISARIEGSRPGVKPHTGRPVRDVLSPEYDGDDSPGLPPCSQQLDLSDSEEEEPKKHLGYHSSNHTHFRFPEEKARSSVNVSDSSDEDFENFLIQLNTPKHAPTKPPGSSLKDFIVDSEDDDFDSMFSKGGKGTQSRIGKKTSVSLSPVKAAVSSQWKDSPVFISDSDEDSIVIKSTWSNRHTTNPKPRDKGQRAKSLQKNTKENLLRPPNHQSSGRPASTESSKVAEPKFRTPVSSDDEFESLLDRIKNRTKNQTPGSTARKENPKSALTEPVKGPCLDLTNKKKTEPKLRPQSCSDTSKSPYFPPDKPATEPRDDEEKSYPGKTGFPCKVEGCFLNDLSHPTSQYVKDFKQKKHGLATRLYSLYNHTIFDEKLPDNLEILWNKKMRKTAGYCVTGQKKVPVLQRYARIELSEKVCDSADRLRDTLIHEICHAATWLINGVRDGHGQYWRFYARKATLIHPELPMVTRCHTYEINYKFTYECSRCKNTIGRHSKSLDTERFVCALCKGKLVLQTATRKDGSPANTQLTPFAKFVKENYGSTKKEMTGMSHAEVMRKLSADFSSKAKISA